One segment of Ricinus communis isolate WT05 ecotype wild-type chromosome 8, ASM1957865v1, whole genome shotgun sequence DNA contains the following:
- the LOC8267283 gene encoding uncharacterized protein At4g17910 isoform X2 gives MDSSSNTFNPNKRLKEEFVLADWTFISAILLMALIFSIAAKRAVSSTSNSQGSLSLRAHVSSYRVLVMVVTCLCILAVDFRIYPRRYAKTETYGTSVMDLGVGSFILANSLVSRQARSVSLVNLKTTIQSVSPLLFLGFGRLLSTKTVDYQVHIGEYGMHWNFFFTLAAVSILTSMIRVPPKYSGILGLAILIGYQFWLNNGLNGYLLSNKRGAGIISKNKEGVFSILGYWGMYLLGVQLGYHLFFGNHPSAANKSNNWARIRVLFLSVLFWLITLFLDRHVERVSRRMCNLAYVTLVLAQNLQVLAILMLSDFIAGSKISVLEEAIDRNLLGTFLLANVLTGLVNLSVDTLFATSPVALFILIVYAYVLSIIAGIVHFSGIRLRFW, from the exons ATGGATTCTTCATCGAATACTTTCAATCCCAACAAACGCCTCAAAGAAGA ATTT GTTCTAGCGGATTGGACATTTATATCGGCGATCTTATTGATGGCACTCATTTTCTCTATTGCAGCTAAAAG GGCTGTAAGTTCTACCTCTAATTCTCAAGGGTCCCTTTCTCTCAGGGCACATGTTTCCTCATACAGGGTTCTTGTG ATGGTTGTTACTTGCCTTTGCATTTTggccgttgattttagaatatatCCAAGAAGATATGCTAAGACTGAGACCTACGGTACAAGTGTg ATGGATCTTGGAGTTGGCTCCTTTATACTGGCAAATTCACTAGTTTCACGGCAAGCACGGAGTGTCTCTTTGGT GAACTTGAAGACTACTATTCAATCAGTTAGTCCACTGCTATTTCTTGGGTTTGGACGACTTCTATCCACTAAAACGGTGGACTATCAG GTTCATATAGGAGAATATGGAATGCactggaatttctttttcactctAGCTGCTGTATCAATTCTTACCTCCATGATTAGAGTTCCTCCAAAATATTCAGGAATTCTTGGTTTGGCAATCCTGATTG GTTATCAATTTTGGTTAAATAATGGATTAAATGGGTATTTGCTTTCTAATAAAAGGGGAGCAGGTATCATAAGCAAAAATAAGGAGGGAGTATTTAGCATACTTG GATATTGGGGCATGTACCTTCTTGGTGTCCAGTTGGGTTACCATCTATTCTTTGGAAACCATCCCTCTGCTGCAAATAAAAGCAATAATTGGGCGAGGATCAGAGTCTTGTTTCTTTCAGTGCTGTTTTG GTTGATAACCCTGTTTCTAGACAGGCATGTTGAAAGAGTTTCCCGTAGGATG TGCAACTTGGCTTATGTCACCCTGGTACTGGCTCAAAACCTTCAG GTTTTGGCCATACTAATGCTCTCTGATTTCATTGCTGGAAGCAAAATATCAGTGCTTGAAGAAGCAATTGATCGGAATTTGCTAGGCACATTTCTTCTG gCAAATGTGCTCACAGGACTGGTAAACTTATCTGTGGATACCCTGTTTGCCACATCACCGGTAGCTCTATTTATCTTAATTGTTTATGCTTATGTTTTATCTATCATTGCTGGAATTGTGCACTTTTCCGGTATCAGGCTAAGATTTTGGTAA
- the LOC125370871 gene encoding uncharacterized protein LOC125370871: MVEMELPGSIVGVSLSPIKILETANQSLLKSKEVHDSVASVPLDKVQKKSKSDKGKNWSRIGHQSCRNKSSSRMRKLNTTVLVLTLVVFLTRSEEQAVFPKRAPKRAVLGAFDNRKKKR; this comes from the exons ATGGTTGAAATGGAGCTTCCAGGCTCTATAGTTGGTGTTAGTCTTTCACCGATTAAGATTTTAGAAACAGCTAATCAATCATTGCTAAAGTCAAAGGAGGTTCATGATTCAGTTGCTTCTGTTCCTCTTGACAAG gtccaaaagaagtcaaagagtgataaagggaagaattggagcagaattggacatcaaagttgccgaaacaagtcaagttcgcgcatgaggaagctgaacacgaccgtgttggttttaacactggtCGTGTTCCTAACACGTTCTGAAGAGCAAGCCGTGTTCCCAAAACGGGCACCAAaacgggccgtgttgggtgcatttgacaacagaaaaaagaagcgttaa
- the LOC8267283 gene encoding uncharacterized protein At4g17910 isoform X1 → MDSSSNTFNPNKRLKEEFVSNLSGSSMLEIAALSSVIPLLFVLQHSISSYYKTGCDLSTKKDDNVQPRSKSLGIYMVFLTVDFLFIVLLTLLFLTVLADWTFISAILLMALIFSIAAKRAVSSTSNSQGSLSLRAHVSSYRVLVMVVTCLCILAVDFRIYPRRYAKTETYGTSVMDLGVGSFILANSLVSRQARSVSLVNLKTTIQSVSPLLFLGFGRLLSTKTVDYQVHIGEYGMHWNFFFTLAAVSILTSMIRVPPKYSGILGLAILIGYQFWLNNGLNGYLLSNKRGAGIISKNKEGVFSILGYWGMYLLGVQLGYHLFFGNHPSAANKSNNWARIRVLFLSVLFWLITLFLDRHVERVSRRMCNLAYVTLVLAQNLQVLAILMLSDFIAGSKISVLEEAIDRNLLGTFLLANVLTGLVNLSVDTLFATSPVALFILIVYAYVLSIIAGIVHFSGIRLRFW, encoded by the exons ATGGATTCTTCATCGAATACTTTCAATCCCAACAAACGCCTCAAAGAAGA ATTTGTAAGCAATTTGAGTGGATCTTCCATGCTTGAAATCGCTGCACTTTCCTCTGTTATCCCT ctTCTCTTTGTTTTGCAACACTCCATCTCATCCTATTACAAAactg GTTGTGATTTATCAACCAAAAAAGATGACAATGTGCAGCCCCGGTCTAAGAGTTTGGGGATTTACATGGTGTTTTTAACCGtcgattttcttttcattgttTTGCTCACACTTTTGTTTTTGACT GTTCTAGCGGATTGGACATTTATATCGGCGATCTTATTGATGGCACTCATTTTCTCTATTGCAGCTAAAAG GGCTGTAAGTTCTACCTCTAATTCTCAAGGGTCCCTTTCTCTCAGGGCACATGTTTCCTCATACAGGGTTCTTGTG ATGGTTGTTACTTGCCTTTGCATTTTggccgttgattttagaatatatCCAAGAAGATATGCTAAGACTGAGACCTACGGTACAAGTGTg ATGGATCTTGGAGTTGGCTCCTTTATACTGGCAAATTCACTAGTTTCACGGCAAGCACGGAGTGTCTCTTTGGT GAACTTGAAGACTACTATTCAATCAGTTAGTCCACTGCTATTTCTTGGGTTTGGACGACTTCTATCCACTAAAACGGTGGACTATCAG GTTCATATAGGAGAATATGGAATGCactggaatttctttttcactctAGCTGCTGTATCAATTCTTACCTCCATGATTAGAGTTCCTCCAAAATATTCAGGAATTCTTGGTTTGGCAATCCTGATTG GTTATCAATTTTGGTTAAATAATGGATTAAATGGGTATTTGCTTTCTAATAAAAGGGGAGCAGGTATCATAAGCAAAAATAAGGAGGGAGTATTTAGCATACTTG GATATTGGGGCATGTACCTTCTTGGTGTCCAGTTGGGTTACCATCTATTCTTTGGAAACCATCCCTCTGCTGCAAATAAAAGCAATAATTGGGCGAGGATCAGAGTCTTGTTTCTTTCAGTGCTGTTTTG GTTGATAACCCTGTTTCTAGACAGGCATGTTGAAAGAGTTTCCCGTAGGATG TGCAACTTGGCTTATGTCACCCTGGTACTGGCTCAAAACCTTCAG GTTTTGGCCATACTAATGCTCTCTGATTTCATTGCTGGAAGCAAAATATCAGTGCTTGAAGAAGCAATTGATCGGAATTTGCTAGGCACATTTCTTCTG gCAAATGTGCTCACAGGACTGGTAAACTTATCTGTGGATACCCTGTTTGCCACATCACCGGTAGCTCTATTTATCTTAATTGTTTATGCTTATGTTTTATCTATCATTGCTGGAATTGTGCACTTTTCCGGTATCAGGCTAAGATTTTGGTAA
- the LOC8267284 gene encoding non-specific lipid transfer protein GPI-anchored 2, protein MHSLPSCPAAAIWAAIILSSTLCMVSAQAPASAPAPFSGMGPSVPEMPLGPSAPGPATNDCLTPLLNMSDCLSYVTESSNVTVPDKNCCPELAGLLDGNPICLCQLLGNSNLTESYGFKIDVNRALKLPSICRVSTPPVSLCSVAGYPVPGPIASEASPSPMDNQTPGVAPPEGLASSPSTGNNGNGASGVAGSAQAFFVGLAFSFLLTFF, encoded by the exons ATGCACAGTTTGCCTTCCTGTCCGGCGGCCGCCATCTGGGCCGCCATTATTTTGTCCTCAACATTGTGTATGGTGTCTGCTCAAGCACCCGCCTCTGCACCTGCACCCTTTTCAGGAATGGGACCTTCAGTACCAGAAATGCCTTTAGGGCCGTCAGCACCAGGACCGGCCACAAACGACTGCTTGACACCTCTTTTAAACATGTCGGACTGCCTGAGTTATGTGACAGAGTCAAGTAATGTGACTGTTCCTGATAAGAATTGCTGCCCGGAGCTAGCCGGATTGTTGGATGGTAACCCTATATGTTTGTGTCAGTTGCTGGGTAATAGTAACCTGACAGAGTCTTATGGCTTTAAGATTGATGTTAATAGAGCTCTCAAACTTCCTTCTATATGTCGGGTCAGTACTCCTCCAGTTAGCCTGTGCTCAG TGGCGGGATACCCAGTTCCAGGTCCAATAGCAAGTGAAGCATCTCCCTCGCCAATGGATAACCAAACCCCAG GTGTTGCGCCACCAGAAGGGTTAGCTAGCAGTCCATCAACTGGAAACAATGGCAATGGAGCTTCAGGTGTTGCAGGGTCTGCACAAGCATTCTTTGTTGGCTTAGcattttcatttcttctaACATTCTTCTGA